The following proteins come from a genomic window of Bombyx mori chromosome 18, ASM3026992v2:
- the CPG26 gene encoding cuticular protein glycine-rich 26 isoform X1: MARAVLRDRDSARGYIPRRQTLHITHPLSPTADNNMRAFVLICTLVALASAGDVREKRGFLGGYSGGIGYGGGYGGYSGGYGGYGGGLGGIGYSSYSAPAVVSVNKVVNVPRVVSVPQVVSVNKVVSQPQVVTVNKVISSGIGGYGGGFGGYSGGYGGYSGGYSGGYGGGYGGGYGGGYGGGYSSGWW; this comes from the exons ATGGCGAGAGCAGTGTTGCGCGACCGCGACTCCGCGCGCGGATATATACCGCGCCGCCAGACACTGCACATCACTCATCCACTGTCGCCGACCGCAGACAACAACATGAGAGCTTTT gtATTAATCTGCACTCTGGTGGCGCTCGCCTCAGCCGGCGATGTCCGTGAGAAGCGCGGCTTCCTCGGCGGATACAGCGGTGGGATCGGATACGGCGGCGGATATGGCGGATACAGTGGCGGATATGGCGGTTACGGAGGTGGACTCGGTGGTATCGGGTACAGCAGCTACTCCGCTCCCGCTGTGGTCTCCGTCAACAAGGTCGTGAACGTCCCCAGAGTAGTTAGTGTACCCCAGGTCGTATCTGTCAACAAGGTAGTCTCCCAGCCTCAGGTGGTCACTGTCAATAAAGTTATCTCCAGCGGTATCGGTGGATACGGCGGCGGATTCGGTGGGTACAGTGGCGGATACGGAGGATACAGTGGCGGATACAGTGGTGGATACGGAGGCGGATACGGTGGCGGATACGGAGGCGGATACGGCGGCGGATACAGCAGTGGATGGTGGTGA
- the CPG26 gene encoding cuticular protein glycine-rich 26 precursor (The RefSeq protein has 2 substitutions compared to this genomic sequence) — translation MRAFVLICTLVALASAGDVREKRGFLGGYSGGIGYCGGYGGYSGGYGGYGGGLGGIGYSSYSAPAVVSVNKVVNVPRVVSVPQVVSVNKVVSQPQVVTVNKVISSGIGGYGGGFGGYSGGYGGYSGGYSGGYGGGYGGGYGVGYGGGYSSGWW, via the exons ATGAGAGCTTTT gtATTAATCTGCACTCTGGTGGCGCTCGCCTCAGCCGGCGATGTCCGTGAGAAGCGCGGCTTCCTCGGCGGATACAGCGGTGGGATCGGATACGGCGGCGGATATGGCGGATACAGTGGCGGATATGGCGGTTACGGAGGTGGACTCGGTGGTATCGGGTACAGCAGCTACTCCGCTCCCGCTGTGGTCTCCGTCAACAAGGTCGTGAACGTCCCCAGAGTAGTTAGTGTACCCCAGGTCGTATCTGTCAACAAGGTAGTCTCCCAGCCTCAGGTGGTCACTGTCAATAAAGTTATCTCCAGCGGTATCGGTGGATACGGCGGCGGATTCGGTGGGTACAGTGGCGGATACGGAGGATACAGTGGCGGATACAGTGGTGGATACGGAGGCGGATACGGTGGCGGATACGGAGGCGGATACGGCGGCGGATACAGCAGTGGATGGTGGTGA
- the CPG27 gene encoding cuticular protein glycine-rich 27 precursor, whose protein sequence is MRAFVLICTLVALASAGNVREKRGFLGGYSGGIGYGGGYGGYSGGYGGYGGGLGGIGYSSYSAPAVVSVNKVVNVPRVVSVPQVVSVNKVVSQPQVVTVNKVISSGIGGYGGGFGGYSGGYGGYSGGYGGGYGGGYGGGYGGGYSSGWW, encoded by the exons ATGAGAGCTTTT gtATTAATCTGCACTCTGGTGGCACTCGCCTCGGCCGGCAATGTCCGTGAGAAGCGCGGCTTCCTCGGCGGATACAGTGGTGGGATCGGATACGGTGGCGGATATGGCGGATACAGTGGCGGATATGGCGGTTACGGAGGTGGACTCGGTGGTATCGGATACAGCAGCTACTCCGCTCCCGCTGTGGTCTCTGTCAACAAGGTCGTGAACGTCCCCAGAGTAGTCAGTGTACCCCAGGTCGTATCTGTCAACAAGGTAGTCTCCCAGCCTCAGGTGGTCACTGTCAATAAAGTTATCTCCAGCGGTATCGGTGGATACGGCGGCGGATTCGGTGGGTACAGTGGCGGATACGGAGGATACAGTGGTGGATACGGAGGCGGATACGGTGGCGGATACGGAGGCGGATACGGCGGCGGATACAGCAGTGGATGGTGGTGA
- the CPG28 gene encoding cuticular protein glycine-rich 28 precursor — translation MRAFVLICTLVALASAGDVREKRGFLGGYSGGIGYGGGYGGYSGGYGGYGGGLGGIGYSSYSAPAVVSVNKVVNVPRVVSVPQVVSVNKVVSQPQVVTVNKVISSGIGGYSGGYGGYSGGYGGGYGGGYGGGYGGGYSSGWW, via the exons ATGAGAGCTTTT gtATTAATCTGCACTCTGGTGGCGCTCGCCTCAGCCGGCGATGTCCGTGAGAAGCGCGGCTTCCTCGGCGGATACAGCGGTGGGATCGGATACGGTGGCGGATATGGCGGATACAGTGGTGGATATGGCGGTTACGGTGGTGGACTCGGTGGTATCGGCTACAGCAGCTACTCCGCTCCCGCTGTGGTCTCCGTCAACAAGGTCGTGAACGTCCCCAGAGTTGTCAGTGTACCCCAGGTCGTATCTGTCAACAAGGTAGTCTCCCAACCTCAGGTAGTCACTGTCAATAAAGTTATCTCCAGCGGTATCGGTGGATACAGTGGTGGATACGGAGGATACAGTGGCGGATACGGTGGTGGATACGGAGGCGGATACGGCGGCGGATACGGCGGCGGATACAGCAGTGGATGGTGGTGA
- the CPG2 gene encoding cuticular protein glycine-rich 2 precursor has product MKFFVVLFALVTIASAASIREKRWTGLLGGYSDIGFGGYSGYSAPAVVSVNKVVNVPRVVSVPQVVHVNRVVSQPQVISSPTIIGGYSGYGNGWW; this is encoded by the exons ATGAAATTCTTT GTAGTCCTGTTCGCTTTAGTGACCATCGCGTCTGCCGCCAGCATCCGTGAGAAGCGTTGGACTGGGTTGCTCGGCGGATACAGTGATATTGGTTTCGGCGGATACAGCGGCTACTCCGCCCCCGCTGTGGTCTCCGTCAACAAGGTTGTGAACGTCCCCAGGGTGGTCAGCGTACCTCAAGTGGTCCACGTCAACAGAGTGGTGTCCCAGCCCCAGGTCATCTCCAGCCCTACTATTATCGGCGGATACAGCGGATACGGAAATGGATGGTGGTGA
- the CPG3 gene encoding cuticular protein glycine-rich 3 precursor: MKSFVVICALVALASAGNVREKRGFLGGLGGYGGSFGGGYGGYSGLGGYSSYSAPSVVSVNKVVNVPRVVSVPQVVHVNKVVAQPQVVTVNKVVGGIGGFGGGYGGGYSGGYGGGYGGGYGGGYGGGYGGSGWW, encoded by the exons ATGAAATCCTTT GTGGTTATCTGTGCCCTAGTGGCCCTCGCCTCCGCTGGTAATGTCCGCGAGAAGCGCGGTTTCCTTGGCGGTCTTGGCGGATATGGTGGCAGTTTTGGTGGTGGATACGGCGGATACAGTGGTTTGGGCGGATACAGCAGCTACTCCGCCCCCTCTGTGGTCTCCGTTAACAAGGTCGTGAACGTCCCCAGAGTGGTCAGCGTACCTCAAGTGGTCCACGTCAACAAAGTGGTGGCCCAGCCCCAGGTCGTCACTGTTAATAAGGTTGTCGGCGGTATCGGCGGATTCGGAGGCGGATACGGTGGTGGATACAGCGGCGGATACGGCGGCGGATACGGAGGCGGATACGGTGGCGGATACGGCGGTGGTTATGGAGGCAGCGGATGGTGGTGA
- the CPG1 gene encoding cuticular protein glycine-rich 1 isoform X1 has protein sequence MRAFVVICALVALASAGDVGNVREKRGFLGGLGGGIGGYGGYGGGYGGGSGGYGGYSGGYGGYGGGYGGYGGSVISAPATRVVAVNKVVNVPRVVSVPQVIHVNKVVSQPQLVTVKKVISSPSIGGYGGYGGYSGGYSGGYSGGYGGGHGGYSGGYSSGYGNGWW, from the exons ATGAGAGCATTC GTTGTAATCTGCGCCCTGGTGGCCCTCGCCTCTGCTGGTGACGTTGGAAATGTACGTGAGAAGCGCGGCTTCCTCGGCGGACTCGGTGGCGGCATTGGCGGCTACGGCGGATATGGCGGCGGCTACGGTGGCGGCTCCGGCGGCTATGGCGGATACAGCGGTGGTTATGGCGGATACGGCGGTGGTTATGGCGGATACGGCGGCTCTGTCATCAGTGCGCCGGCCACTCGTGTTGTTGCCGTCAACAAGGTCGTGAACGTCCCCAGGGTGGTCAGCGTACCTCAAGTAATCCACGTCAACAAAGTAGTGTCCCAGCCCCAGCTTGTTACCGTTAAGAAGGTTATCTCCTCTCCGTCTATCGGCGGCTATGGCGGTTACGGCGGATATTCCGGTGGATACTCTGGTGGATACTCTGGCGGCTACGGCGGTGGTCACGGTGGTTACAGTGGCGGATACAGCAGCGGATACGGCAACGGATGGTGGTGA